A window of Leptolyngbyaceae cyanobacterium genomic DNA:
GAAACCATCCAATGTCTTTCTACACCTGGTTGTTGTGGCGTTTCGCCGCTAACTTCTACGTTCAAAGACGGTTCACCTGTAGTTAGTATTTTTTCATAAGTAGGCTCTACCATCGGTGCTAGTTCGGGTAATACTTCCCTAACTGTTTTGCCAATATGATCTGAAATTGGGATTCCATTAATATCTGCAAGCGTTTGATTTAATCGCACGTAACGCATTTTATTATCTAAAATCAAAAAGCCAGCCGTAGCAGTACGGAAAAACGCATCAAAAAGAGCTTGCTTACTGGCTAATTCTTGTTCTAAAGCTTTGCGATCGCTAATGTCGATTCCGACGGCGATGCAAAATTCTATTTTTCCAGCTTCATTTTTAACAAATCTCGTATGCCATTCAACTAACCTTTTTTCTCCTGTTTTAGTTAGTACGTGGTTGAGATTAACGCTTTGTTGACGAGTTCTGAAAATTTGTTCGATATCCTTACATACACCAGCGCGATCGGCTTCTGCGACAAAAGTATCTACATAATTAGTGCCTAACACTTCTTTTAAATTGTAACCCAAAGCATTTAGCATTGCTGGGTTCATCATTTGCGTCTTCCCTTCCGGACTGAGGGTAACGATAAATGCCGGACAAGCTTCGATAATAGTTTTGTTAAAATCTCTCTGTTTAATCAATTCTTCTTGTAATTTTTGCCGATCTGTAATATCTTCAACACTAGACCAAATTAATTTTTCACCGTTTATTTTAATAATCACCCCTTTTAAGCGTACTGGTACTAAATGTCCGCTTTTGTGTATGAATTCTTTTTCATAATAACCATAACGTCCGGTTTGTTCTAAACTTTCTAGCTGCATTTGCTCTTGGAAAGCATATTTTTTAGGCGTAATTTGCCAGTAGGTTAACTGGAGAGTTTCTTCAACCGTGCGACCGATAATATCTGCAAAAGCTGGGTTCACCTTCACTAAAGTACCGTCCATCCGACATAAGGCTAGACCGATCGGACAAGTTTCAAATAAATGGCGGTTAATTTCCTCGCTTTGGCAGTCCTTTTTTTCAGTAGATCGACTACCGTATTTTCCTTTATAACCTTGACCCTTTAATTTTTTTTGAGTAGTCACTTCCTCATCCCTTTTTTAGTTAAATTAGCCTAGCTGAAGCCCAAATAATCCAGATATCAGCGATTCTTATGCCATTTTCCTTGTGATTCCTCATTTCTAGCTTTAGCTTAACAATGAGAAATATTTTTCTATTTTCCCGATGAAATAGTTTTATTCACCTTAAGATAGATGACAGCCTCGTTCGCACTACGCGAACTAACAACTGTCGTAAATTTTTTTGAATTGATTATAAATTTTAATTTTAATTAAATTAATGCTAGATTTCTTAGGTGTAAATACGGTAATCACCTAGATTTTTTAGACTATTCTATAAAATAGTTGTTGAATATCAATATTAAATGGTTAGATATAAATAAAAAGTGACAAAATCAGAGTTAAAGTTGATGGCAGCAGATCAAATAAAAATTTTTTGTAGGTTGGGTTGAGCGATAAAGAAACCCAAATTTTTACTAGATTTCGCGATCGCTTCATCCCACCTAAAAATTATTTTACCTTAGCTGGATTTACTTTCAGACAATTTTACGGATTTTACTAGACAAAATTTATTACCGTTGGAATACCACTGAAAGATTATTAGCTGGCATCTTAATAGTCTCTAGCCATTTAAGGTCTTTTGCTTTAGCGGCTTCTATTACATCATCCAAGTTTCGCACACCCCACTCTGAATTTTGACTTTGCAACATTTCATCAAAAGCTACATTACTTTCTGCCGTGTGCTTCCCTCCTTGCTTAAAAGGGCCATATAAATAAAGTATTCCCCCAAATGGAAGAATGCGAGATGCACCTGCCATCAATCCCAAACAAGCTGACCAAGGTGCGATATGAATCATATTGATGCTGACAATCGCCGTGATATCAGCCAGATACTTATTTTCAGGTTGATTTTTGATTTCTAAAGGCCAAATGGGAGAACGCACATCAAGGTCAAGCGGGGGGTAAAGATTTTCTGATGGAGAATGTTCTTGCCATACCAAGATACTTTCTCGCGATACGGAATCGGGGTCGGAAGGTAACCACTTGCGGGGAGAAAGGCGAGGGGCGAAAAAGACGGCGTGTTCGCCAGAACCGCTTGCTACTTCCAAAACAGTACCATTTTCAGGCAGTACCCATTGCAACACGCCTAAAATCGGTTCTCGGTTGCGTTGCGTTGCTGGGGCGTATTGTCGCCCATCGTTAGGTGTTGTCATCATATTTTTGTGAGGGTTGTTTTAATTAAATAGTGCGATCGCACCATTGCCGACAAAATAGTTGACCGTTTTGGTATTCTGCCAAAATAAAAGAAACGTTGTCTATAGGATGTTGTTCGGAAAATTCATAAGAAATATTAGAAAGCAGATCGGGTAATACACATCGATACAGCCCACCGTGACCCACTAATAAAATTCCTTCTTTGCGATCGCCAAAATTAACGGTTAATTCTGCTAAAAAAGGAACGAATCGGTCTAATAAATCTTGAAAACTTTCTCCTTCTGGTAAACGGCGCTGTTTATCTTGCTGCCATAACCAAACGCGAACCACTTCTTTATAAGCTTGCCATCCTTCAGGGTCGCTAGTCCCTTCATAAATTCCCACGTCAAATTCTCTGAGGGCATCAGTAATCGTAATTTCTAAATTAAATGCTGATGCTAAGATTTCGCTGGTTTGTTGCGCTCTTAATAAAGGACTAGAATAAAGCTTGATAAAAGTTTTATCTTTTAATTGCCGTGCGAGTGCGATCGCTTGAGATTTGCCTTTAGGGGTCAGTG
This region includes:
- a CDS encoding DUF938 domain-containing protein, whose translation is MMTTPNDGRQYAPATQRNREPILGVLQWVLPENGTVLEVASGSGEHAVFFAPRLSPRKWLPSDPDSVSRESILVWQEHSPSENLYPPLDLDVRSPIWPLEIKNQPENKYLADITAIVSINMIHIAPWSACLGLMAGASRILPFGGILYLYGPFKQGGKHTAESNVAFDEMLQSQNSEWGVRNLDDVIEAAKAKDLKWLETIKMPANNLSVVFQR
- a CDS encoding histidine phosphatase family protein gives rise to the protein MQLFFVRHGESVANLLGEFSNRGIKHPLTPKGKSQAIALARQLKDKTFIKLYSSPLLRAQQTSEILASAFNLEITITDALREFDVGIYEGTSDPEGWQAYKEVVRVWLWQQDKQRRLPEGESFQDLLDRFVPFLAELTVNFGDRKEGILLVGHGGLYRCVLPDLLSNISYEFSEQHPIDNVSFILAEYQNGQLFCRQWCDRTI